The Candidatus Eremiobacteraceae bacterium genome contains the following window.
CGCGGCTTGCCGGGTACCAGCGCTACGTCGTGGTGTTGCCCGTCGCTGACATGACGGCGATCCAGGGAAAGGGTGTCCTCGGCCTTGCCATGACGGGGAAGATCCTGCTCGTGCGCGAGGACCAGCCCTATTTCGTCGTCATGCATGAGCTCGCGCACACGCTGCCGATGCTGTGGGGCGACTTCCAGATGAATCGCGACTGCTCGGCGCCCGGCAATTATCACAACATGGTGGTGACATGGGCGAACGGGTTCCGCATCGACACCGCCGGCGTCCCCGGCCCGCGCGAGAAGAAGGAACGCAAAGAACCGTTCATGGGGAGCGGCGATGTCGATAGATACACATGGATCGCGCAGTGCACGTACTGGAATCTGGCCAGTGCGCTGCGCAAGAAGCCGGATCCGCCGGCGCTGCTGGTGCGCGGCCTGGTCTCGCGCGCGGGCGGCAAAGCGGGCGCGCTGATCTGGCCGTATTACGACATCGATAGCGAGATCCAATTAGAGTCGCGGTCCGCCGTAGCGGGCGAGACGTGGGCGATCGTCTATCGAGATGCCGGCGGCGCGCCGCTGGCGACGTTCCCGTTCGAGCCGCAGTGGGCCGACGAGAACGGAAAGCAGTCGGACGTCGTGCCGTTCTCGTTCCAGGTGCCGCGCATGACCGGCGTGGCCAGCGTCGAGCTGCAAGGTCCAAACGGTTTCGTGCTGCGCCGCGCCGTTTCACAGGCGCCGCCGGTGGTGCACATCGCGACGCCGGGCGCGGCGGTGCGGCACGCCGGCAGCGCGACGATTGCCCTCTCGTGGAGCGCGGCCGTCACGACGGGGCGGCAATGGAGTACGGTGCTCTACTCGAGCAACGGCGGCGCGTCATACGATCGGCGCGTGTTCGAAGAGCCGGTGACAAGCGCGACTATAAAGATCGATCCCGCTGCGCACGCTCACCGCGTCAAGGTCATCGTGACCGATGGCAGCCAAAGCACGGAGCAGACGCTCGACTTCAAAACCTAATGTAGAGCGCGAAACGTAGTCCCGCGCTCTTGAGCGCGGGCGTCAGAGACCGGTGAAGGTCTGCGAGTACGGCCCCGGTCCGGCATAGCCCGACGGAATAGTTACTGTTGCGGTCACCGAGGTCCCGATCACGGAGACGCCGAGTGGTACGCCTGTCGGCACCGGCGTTATGAATATCCACGTGCACACGTTCGAGTGCAAGTCATTGGCGGGCGTGGAGCTCTGCAAGAAACTCTTGGAAATCACGGCGCCGCTTCTCGACGCGGTGAGGCTGAACGTATTGCACTGTACGCTGTTGTGCGCCGTCGACGTCACCACGAGGTACGCGCAGTTGGGCGGCATCGTCGGTACCGGTGAGGCAGTGGGTTTGGGAGTCGCTGGATGCATCGCTTGCATCCCGCCTGGCCCGCCGTTCCCCGGGCTGTGATTCACGATTGGGGCGACCGTAACGGGCCGCGGAGGCATGCGCGTGAAGCCCACCGCGGGCGGTCCGCCCGCGCATGGATTCACTGCCGACACGGTATTTGTCGTCATAGTGTTGCCGCCGCCTACCGCCGCCGGCGCCGGACTAGCACTAACGAACTGGACCAGGAACAATGCGATCGTTGCAAATGCGGCAGACGAACGGTAGCACGTGATGTTCATAAGCTGGACCCTCCGCGACATAGTCTATCACGTAACGTGTTCTAATCGAGAGGCGTTTCGACTATCCGTATTATCTTGAAGAGCTGAAAGCAGAGGGTCTGATCTGATGCCTAAGACTAAGAAATGGAGCGAAATTCGCGCAACCCGCTCAAAGCCCGGCGTGATTGATCGTGCCGAGGATCATCACAAGAAGCGAGCTGCTTTGCTGAGCGAATTGCGGCGAACGCGACAGCTCACGCAAGACGCCCTCGCTGACCTGCTTGGTATGACCCAGCCGGAGGTATCGAAGCTCGAGCATCGCACGGACCTCTATGTGAGCACGCTGCGACGTTATATCGAGGCTGTAGGAGGAGAGCTCCAGATCATCGCGCGCTTTCCCGAAGGAGAAATCGAGCTCATCGAGCTTGTGCCCAGCGTCCGCGGCGAGTTGCTCGTGAAGTGATCTACCGGTACTTGCTCAGATCGAACGCGAACGAATAATGTCGGCCGTAGGGGTCGACCACCGCGAACGTCCCCTTGAGATGTGAGATGTCGACGCCCGCCGCCGCCAACGCGCGCAGGTCGAAGCGGAACGATTCGTAGCCCAGCCAGCGCGGCACGCGCTTGCCCTCCGACGTCGTGTAGAAGTCTTCCGCCGGCCCGAAAAGCGTCGTGCTCGACGCCGGGAGCACCCGGCTCGCGGCTGTGACGCCAGCCGATCGAAAACGATGCAAGAACGTCTGATCTTTGGGATTCCCGCTGTGCGCGAAGACGACGAAGTCGATCGTATCCGGCACCGCGGCAGCAACGATCGCCTCCGCGGAGATCTTCGACTCCTGAAACGCGGCCAGATAACTCGCGTAGGTCACGCGCTCGAACGGCGTGCCCACGACGACCGCGTCGATCGAACCCTGGCCGGGAGCGAGCAGTAGCGTATCGGGCGCTGAGTATAAGAGATAGCTGCCCGCATCGTATCCCAGGTGCGCCGCGGCCGCTCCACGTCCTTGCGCGACGGCAGCCTGCGTTTCCGCCGCCGTGAGCGCCGGCGAGAACGCACGCGCGGGCGATGCAGCGAAAAGCAGCGCGATCGCCGCGCACCACATGAAGCCGGATCGCGTCACAACGAGAATACGTAGACTTTCATGGAGCCGGCGGCGCCGGGCCAGATCGACCGCGATACGTTGCCCGATGTCGTGACGACATACTCCTTGCCGCTCTCTTGATACGCGACGATGCCGCCTGCGACGCCGCCACCCGTGTCGTAGGTGTACAGCGGCGTGCCCGCCTTCGAATCGAACGCGTAGAAGTTGCCCGCGAGGTCGCCCGTGAAGGCCACGCCTCCCTGCGTCGGCGCCACCGCCGCGACCGCCGGACCTTTCGTCTTGTATTTCCAATCGACTTTCCCGGTGTCCGCGTCGACCGCGGTGATCCAACCATGCGCGTTCTGCCAGGGTCCGGGTATCGCCGCACCGCCCAAGAAGAACTTCCCGGCGACGAATCTCGCCTCTGCGAGTTGATACGTGCTGCACCAATCGACCGCGCCCACCACGAGTTCGTTATCTGGGCGATCATACGCGGGTCCGTTCCACTCGACGCCGCCGACCCAGCCGGGGCAGACCGTCACGCCCGCGACCGTCGGTGCCGCATTCGCGTTGCGGATGGTCGTGACCGGGACTTTGTAGACCAGCGCGTGCGTCGTGCGGTCAAGCGCGTATAGATAACCGTTCTTGCCGCCGAAGACGACGAGATCGCGCCCGCCCTTGGTCGTGATCAGCGCGGGCGGCGCGCCGACGTCGTAGTCGTGCACGTCGTGTGGCACCGTCTGATAGTACCATTTCAACGCGCCGGTGTTCGCATCGAGCACCACGAGCGAATCGGTGTATAAGTTCGCGCCCGGCCGATAGTCGCCGGAGAAATCCGGCGCGGGGTTGCCGACCGGCACGAACAGCTCACCGGTCGCCGGATCCAACGAATATGAGGTCCAAGTCGATCCGCCGCCGGTCGACGCCGTGGAAGCCTTGCCCCACGTCTGCGCGCCCGCCTCGCTGCCCTCGGGTATCAGATCGAAACTCCACAGCTGATGCCCATCGGTCTCATCGAACGCCATCATGCGCCCGCGTATGCCCCAGTCCGCGCCCGCCAGGCCGATGAAGACCTTCCCGTTCCAAACGATCGGCGCCGCGCTTAGGAACATGCTCGCGTTCGAGTCGGCGATCTTGACGTTCCACTTCACCGCGCCCGTTGCCGCATCGATCGCGAGGATGTGGTCGTCTTGGGTGCCGCGGAACAGCGTGCCGTTGTCGAGCGCGACGCCGCGATTGGTGTTGAACGGCTCCGGCCCGGTCGGCACGTACGTCGACTTCCATTTCAGCTTGCAGGTCGTGTCGTCGATCGCGTACGTGTTATGTGCTGACGTCACGTAGATCGTGCCGCCGGCGATCACCGGGCCGGCTTGGAACGCGCCGGTCTCTCCGAGTGAGATCATGCACGCCACTTTGAGCGTCTTCGCGTTGCCGGTGTTGATGGAATCAAGCGCCGACCAACGGTCGGCCTGATACGTGCCGTTATACATCGGCCACTGGGCGGGCACCGCGGTCGGCGAAGGCACGGCTGACGGCGCATTGCGGCTGCACCCAGTCAGCACGACCAAGGTGACCGACGCGACTGCTGCGAGGACCGGCGCGGACTGTCGGCTCATGGTTGGCACCCCCGAGGCGGGTCCGCTTCAACGGGACCCGAGGGGACCCTTGCCCGCCGCCGGAACGTTCCCACCCCGGACCGGAAGCAAAGGAGCAAAGGCATGAGTCGCGGCTTAATCGGCTGCCTGATCGCAATCGTCGTCATCGTCCTCATCGTGGGCGCGTGGCTCGCGGGCACGTACAACACGCTCGTCGCGCAGAGCCAAGCCGTCGACGCGCAGTGGGCACAAGTCGAGAACGTCTACCAGCGGCGCGCCGACCTTATCCCGAATCTGGTCGAAACGGTCAAAGGCGTTGCCAACTTCGAGAAGAGCACGTACATCGCAGTGGCAGACGCACGCGCAAAGGTCGGCCAGGTGAACGTCAACGCATCGAGCCTGCCGACCAACCCAGCAGGGTTCGCGCAGTACCAAGCCGCGCAGGACGGCCTGACCAATGCTCTTTCACGGCTGCTCGCGGTGGTCGAGAACTACCCGCAGCTCAAGGCCAACGAGAATTTCCTGGAGCTGCAATCGCAGTTAGAAGGCACCGAGAACCGCATCGCGGTCGAGCGCATGCGCTACAATCA
Protein-coding sequences here:
- a CDS encoding PQQ-binding-like beta-propeller repeat protein, which translates into the protein MSRQSAPVLAAVASVTLVVLTGCSRNAPSAVPSPTAVPAQWPMYNGTYQADRWSALDSINTGNAKTLKVACMISLGETGAFQAGPVIAGGTIYVTSAHNTYAIDDTTCKLKWKSTYVPTGPEPFNTNRGVALDNGTLFRGTQDDHILAIDAATGAVKWNVKIADSNASMFLSAAPIVWNGKVFIGLAGADWGIRGRMMAFDETDGHQLWSFDLIPEGSEAGAQTWGKASTASTGGGSTWTSYSLDPATGELFVPVGNPAPDFSGDYRPGANLYTDSLVVLDANTGALKWYYQTVPHDVHDYDVGAPPALITTKGGRDLVVFGGKNGYLYALDRTTHALVYKVPVTTIRNANAAPTVAGVTVCPGWVGGVEWNGPAYDRPDNELVVGAVDWCSTYQLAEARFVAGKFFLGGAAIPGPWQNAHGWITAVDADTGKVDWKYKTKGPAVAAVAPTQGGVAFTGDLAGNFYAFDSKAGTPLYTYDTGGGVAGGIVAYQESGKEYVVTTSGNVSRSIWPGAAGSMKVYVFSL
- a CDS encoding XRE family transcriptional regulator; the encoded protein is MPKTKKWSEIRATRSKPGVIDRAEDHHKKRAALLSELRRTRQLTQDALADLLGMTQPEVSKLEHRTDLYVSTLRRYIEAVGGELQIIARFPEGEIELIELVPSVRGELLVK
- a CDS encoding LemA family protein — its product is MSRGLIGCLIAIVVIVLIVGAWLAGTYNTLVAQSQAVDAQWAQVENVYQRRADLIPNLVETVKGVANFEKSTYIAVADARAKVGQVNVNASSLPTNPAGFAQYQAAQDGLTNALSRLLAVVENYPQLKANENFLELQSQLEGTENRIAVERMRYNQVAQTFNTTRQSFPTVLVAGIFGEQFKPKEYFKAQPGAETAPQVKF